The region GATTGCTTCGTCGTACCTCCTCGCAATGACGAAGAAAGTTGACTTTTTAGACAGCCCCCTGTACTCAGTTTATTTACTTTTTATTTTCCGGGACAGGATTTTATAATACCGTCACTTAAACCATGTGAGCCATAGGCTTTGTCAAAATGCTCAGAGAATTTTTGAGCAAGTTTTGCTGCTGTGGCGTCATAGTCGGTCTTGTCTGCCCATGTATTTTTTGGTATCAGCATTTCATCGGGTACATTAGATACCGACTTTGGCACGTTTACGTGGAATATATCGTTTTTCACATATTCGGTTTTCTCCAGTTCCCCATTAAGTGCGGCATCTACCATTGCACGGGTATACTTAAGTTTGATACGTGCTCCTACACCGTATTTTCCACCGCTCCAGCCGGTATTGATCAGATAAACTTTGGTGTTGTATTTTTTCATTTTTTCGCCTAGCTGCTCAGCATACACACTGGGTTTACCCGGCATAAATGGTTGTCCGAAGAAACGGCTGAATGTAGCTTGTGGCTCAGTAACCCCGGTTTCTGTTCCGGCCAGTTTGCTGGTATATCCCATCAGGAACCAAAGCATAGCCTGGTCAGCATTGAGTTGCGATACAGGAGGTAATACTCCGTAGGCATCGGCTGTAAGGAAAAGAATTGTTTTCGGGTGGCCGGAGGTAGAGGCCGGTTTAATGTTAGACAAGTATTTCAGTGGGTAAGATGCACGGCTGTTTGGGGTGTAGCGATCGTCGAAATAGTCTACAGTGCCATCGGGGTAAACCATCGCATTTTCTACTATTGAACCGTGGTTTAACGGATCATCTTCGTGCATAACAGCTTTCCAGATTTCCGGCTCATTTTCTTCTTTGATATCGATCATTTTTGCATAACAACCATTTTCAAAGTTTGCAATGCCATCTTCGCTCCATCCGTGTTCGTCATCACCAAGTAATGACCGTTTGGGATCTGCCGAGAGGGTTGTTTTGCCTGTTCCTGATAGCCCGAGCAACAATGCGGAACTAGCGTCTGTTCCTTCATTTGCACTACAGTGCAGTGGCAAAATACCTTCGAGTGGCAAATAGTAGTTCATTACGGTAAACATGAGTTTTTTGATGCTGCCCATGTAAGCTGAACCGAATACAATACCAACTCTGCGGTCGAAATCCATGGCTACACACATGTTTGATGTAGTACCGTCAGGCATTTCACGTAAACGTCCTTTATAACGTTCAGGGTTTAGTTTGTTGTCTGGAAGTGCCAAAAGGGTAAATCCGCGTTCAGCAAAAATACTTTTTTCGATATCTTCAGGCATATCGCGGAACATATTGTCTACAAATACTTGCGAAAGAGATTTGTTGACAACAGTTTTTACGGGAAGTGCATATTTCGAATCTGCTCCAATAACACGGTCAGTTACATAAACTTTACCCTTGTTCAGCGTCTCTAAAGCATCCTCAAATACCATTTCAAACGTTTGCGGGTCGAGTGGAACATTATTGGGCGAGGTCCAGTCGATTGTGGCGGCCGTAGCTTCGTGTTTTACAATGTAGGTGTCTTTGGGGCTTCTTCCGGTCGATTCCGGGCGTGTCCAGGTTGCGAGTGCCCCACCTTTCATGGTGATGGCTTCTTTCCGGTCTAAAGACTGCTGGATTAGAGATTTACGTTCCGGATTAGATTCAACCGACTGGTGACGTTTCAGCATTTCCTCCAGTTGGTTTTGAAAAGTTGTACTCATAACAGCTTATTTTGATTACAATATTATTTTGATGTAGTTACAAAAATAGATATTTCGATATAATATGTGTTCTTCTTACCGGTTTTTTTTGTTTTCCGTTGAATTTAATATGTATCCTTAACATCTGAATACTGTTTATGTTTTATTCATTTTTTGATCGTGGCCCATTGCTTTATGCCATTTCAAGAAACAGTGAAACTATTACAGGAACCAGAATTGTAAGCACAGTGCCATGAAAAACAGAGATAATTGCATATTCTTTACCCACATATCTTGTAATGACAGGCAGGGTGGTATCCATAGAAGTAGCCCCAGCAGAGTTTACAGGAGCAAGTTTACCTGCTTTTTTTGCTAAAATTGGTGTGAGAATGAGGGTAATGATTTCCCGAATTACATTTGCTATGAGGGCAATCACGGCCAGGGTTTCTGTGCGCATTTCAGCTATAATGATGCTTGATAAACTATAATAACCATATCCTGCGCCTATGGCCTGTAGGTCTGTAAAACTAATTTTTGCTAAAAATGGCATGATGAGGATCATGCCCAGAAAAGTGCCGGCTATGGTTGCCAGGGGAACCAATAATATTTTAAGTTTAACTTGTTTAATGACTTTAAATGCACTGGAATCTGCCCCAATACTTATACCTACCAAAAACATGAGTAAATATAAAGCGTATACCGAATAATCGTTTTTTAATAAATGACCGGGCAATAGCCCCTGCCAGCTCAATAGTAGACCCAGCGTAAAAAACAGTAATATGTAAATTGGGGCCCGCATATTTCAGTATTTTTTATGAAAAAAGAAATAATATACCACACTTCCAGCTACTACCGAACCTGCAATTCCCACTACAGCAATAAGCAGGGCCTGGGCTCCAAGCACTGGTAGCTTTTGGATGATTGTTGGATTACTACCTATGGCCACACCCATCAAAAACAACAGTCCAAAAACTGCAAGCATGATCAATTTGTCATTAATCATCACTATTTTTGGCTGTTTGCGCAGAAAATAGCCCAGCAAGGCACCAGCTGTCATAATTACTAATACTGCAACCATTGTATTATTCTTTTTACCACAGTTTTTTGGGATAAATATTTTGTGCAATCATTTCCTGTATGCGTTGTATGGTGACCTCTTTATCGGCTTTATAGGTTACTCCAAACCATTGGGCTGTGGTATCAAGTACTTTAACAGTAGCTTTTTGCTGCTCAATGAGGTTGGTAACGGTGGCCGGTATGTAAAATTCCGATTTGAGTTCGTTTCCTTCAGCTTTAAGAAAACGAATAAAATCCTCACCGGATTGTTTGAAATAGTGCTGCGAGAATCCCCAGAAGTTCATAGATACCTGGGCATCCTGTGGAACTTCACCGCCGTCTTTAACCGATATTATTTTGTCATTTTTCCATCCAATGGCTTCACGTTCTGTAACATTTATGAGGTGACGTTTTTCGTCTACTTTGCATACGCCTCGATTTACAGTGCCATGTTCCGATAGTGTGTTTTTTACAGGGTAACCTACCATACTGTATTCGGTGCTATCGCTTTCAAGTCTTTCCAGGTATTGTGCCATCACCTTAAAAGCATCGGCTCCATAAAAATCATCGGCATTAATTACGGCAAAAGGTTCATTTACAGCGTTTCTTGCTGCCCATACGGCATGATTTGTTCCCCAGGGCTTTGTGCGGCCTGCCGGTACTTTAAAGCCTTCCGGTAAATCGTTGAGTTCCTGAAAAACATAGTCTGTGGCAATTTTATCTGAAATTTTGTGAATGAATCGTGCTTTAAATGCTTCTTCGAAATCTTTCCTGATAACGAATACCACTTTTCCAAAACCGGCTCTTAATGCATCGTAAACCGAATAATCCATAATGGTTTCACCATTGGGGCCCATTTGGTCGAGTTGTTTTAATCCGCCGTAGCGACTGCCCATTCCGGCTGCCAGAATAATGAGTGTGGGTTTCTTCATTTGTTGCATGGTTAATATGAATTGTTTGTGCTCAGGTGCAAAAGTATAGAAAAACCTGAGATTGCAGGAAAATATTATTAAAAGCTTAAATTAATTAATCGTATTGAAATTCGAATGAGCTGAAAATACCTCCTGGTATAATTCATGAAAATTGTTTGTTTTTTCTTAACTTTGATACTAACCATACTTCAAAAAACAACTAAATACCAAAAAAATAAACATATGAATAAACCCATTACCTATTTTCCTGCTATTGCGGCAGTTACAATTATTGCAGGAGCAATGGCATATTGGGTGGTTGTTAACAACAATCAAAAGTCAGCACAAAACGACAAAGAGCTGTTAAAAAGGGCCCGTACTAACTATAAGTCAGTTATAAATGGGATTAATAAATCAGCCGATTTGTTTTACAGGCAGGTAGTGAACCAACCGGAGGTATTGCAAATAATGGAAAAGGCAGCCAGTGTTTATGGGGATAATCGTGATGCATACAGAGGACAATTGTACCAGAAATTATTACCTCATTATGAAGATTTAAAAGAAATTGGGTTTCGGCAGTTGCATTTTCATTTGCCTAATGGAACGAGTTTTCTCCGTTTTCACCGGCCCTCTAAATTTGGCGATAATTTAAAACCTTTTCGTTATTCTGTAAAAAGAACAAACGAAACGCTTGAGCCAACCTCAGGTTTTGAAGAGGGCAGGATTTTTAACGGTTACAGATTTGTATTTCCACTGCTGAAGGAAGAAAAACATATTGGTAGCGTTGAGGTGAGTTCTTCTTTTTTGCAGGTTAGTCAGGACCTTGAAAACCTGGAAAAATCCTATTCAAATGTAATATTGAAAAAGTCGGTTATAGAGAGCAAGCTTTTTGATGATGAAAGAAAGAATTATAAAGTTTTCGATCTGCAGCAAAGCTACGTTTGGGATAGAAATATTATTGAAACAACTGCCGGTAAAGCTGATTTTGAGTTTTTGCGCAGCCTCATAGCTCAGGCTCCGGATAAGGCTTTAAAGGCCATCAATAAAAATTTTGCAAGTCTGACCAATATTAACTTTGAAGATCAGAATTTTGCGTTTATTGTTTTCCCTGTGCCCAATATTCAGGGGACACATGTTGCCAGCTTGCTGATAGCATACCCAAATAGCTATACAATGCAATTGAAAAAGGAGCTTAATGTCAGGCTGGCCATTCTAATCTTTCTCTATTTGCTCATTATGTTTGCTTTTATAGTTATTATTAGGCGCGACAAACGCATTTTAAAAACTACCAGGCAGCTTCAGAAATCGCAGCTCGACCTCGCAGAGGCTGATGAGGTGAAGGCCAAACTTTTTGAAATTATTACACACGATATGCGTAACCATTTCAGTGCAGTGAATGGTTTTTCAGACCTGTTGAACCGCAAGTTTTACGGCGACCAACCTCAAATGGACAAGTTGCTTAATGGTCTTAAAGATTCTATCCATCTTACAAACAGTCTGATGAATAATTTATTTGTATGGTCGAGAATTCAAATAGGTAAAATCGATTATAAGCCCGAGCTATTTGAGGCTACCAAATGGGTAGAAAAACTTATAGAAAAGTTTGCCACTATAATGGAACGCAAGCAGGTGACGCTTGTAAATGAAACCCACGGCCCGGTTTATATTTATGGGGATAAAGATATGATAGCCTATATAATCAATAATGTTTTGCATAATGCCATTAAATACTCCGGAAAAGGATCTGAAATTAAGATAAACATTACCGATGATACTAAAAAAAGTGTGATTGTGGTACAGGATCAGGGAAGAGGAATGACACAACAGAAGGTTGAAAAAATTCTGAGTAAAGAGAACTGGAGTGGAAGCAAGGAGGGGAATGATATTGGCCTTGGGTTGCTTATTACCCGTCGTCTAATAAACTACCATGAAGGAGCAATAAACATAGAGAGCGAAGCCGGCGTTGGTACTAATGTCACTGTAACGATTCCCAAAAAATAGACAAGCTCCCAAAAATTTTGGAAGCTTGCCTAATTCCATTGTAAGTAAGTTTAGTAATGGTATCCGGATTGCCTTATTGCGGCGGTATCCCAAATGGCTTGTGCGCTCTTTACTGATGCTGTCATAAAAAATCCAAATACATTCGTTCCTTTCAAATTATGCTCTACATTCGACGGTGGTCCGCTAAAGAGCGGTGCAGAATAGTTGGCCTCTTCCTGCGCTCTTAGAATAAACTCATAAAGCGGTTTTGTGAGCGCATAAATTTTCAGTGTAACAGTATCATTTGGATATAAACGCTCATCAGTATCTTCTTCGTTTAAAAAATATGCCTCCAGTCCATTAATGTACTCACCATTGAAAAATACATCGTCTGTTACAAAAATTTCGTAGAGTGTATCTGTGACGAGCGTATCGTTTACAAATGCTTTGAACATGTAAAAGTTTTCTTCATCGCCTGGTTCGTTGGCATAGGCCTTTACTGCCCAGGCTTCCCATGGATCAATCCATTCCAAATGAATGCTGTCGAGCGGTTCTACATGTGGTACAGAATCGCTTGCAGTAATGGGATCGAAATTTCCGTCGTTATCGGTATCTACACTGTCAATGAATAAATAGTAACGCTGGCCTTCTACTGCATAAAAATTTTCAGGTGTATAGTATTCGCCGGGTGCCTCCTCGGTCAAAATAATTTCCTGGTTATTGCCAGTTATTTTTACGTTTGCACCTGTTATTTTTTCCGGTTCCTGGTCGTTGTATAATGGCTTAGACCAACTTAGTTTGATCACATGTGCCATGGTATCTGTACTTATCATTCCCTCTACTACAGCATGTGGCGGAAAATCTTCTCCCAGCTCAGAATCGAGCTCTATGCGTTCTGTACATGAAAAAATAAATAAGGTGCTGATTATGATTAGAAATATGATTTGTTTCATGACTTAAAATTTAATGTTGAATGAAACAGTAGGTAAAATACCAAACAGATAGGTCTTTTCAGCATATATTTTATGCGGATTTTGCTTGTCCTGTTCAAAATTTATGGCCCATGCATTGTGCCGGTCATAAAGGTTGTAAACTGAAAGGTTCCAATTGCTCTCTACTTTTCTGTCGCCAGCCATCATCGGTTTGTTCTCCCATGTAAGTGAGAGGTCCATACGATGATAATCGGGGTAGCGGTCTTCATTTCGGTCAGAATAAATCGGCACATAATTTCCGTAAACTTCTGCCATTCCGCGTGGGAATGTAGCCGGCAAACCTGATGAATATACCCAGGTGGCTCCAACAGATAGTCGTTTCATGATTTCGTAATTAAGCACAATTGATACATCGTGCGGCTTGTCATATGGAGCAAGAAATGGTTCTCCTTCATTTACACCATTGATTTTCCGTTCTGCATGAGAATAGGTGTAGCTTGCCCAGCCATTGAACCGCTCAAACTGAAATTTCACCATCAATTCTGTACCATAGGCCCATGAACGGCCAAAACGCAATTCGCCCTCCAGGTCTTCATTTAAAAGTAGTACCGCATCATCTTTAAAATCTATGGTGTTTTCCATCCATTTGTAGTAAACCTCGGCTGAAGCTTTAAGTTTATTGTCAAAAAAGTTTCTGAAAAAGCCAAGTGCAACCTGATCGCCTATTTGTGGTTTTACATTGGGCGATGCCGAAAACCAAATGTCTAGCGGTGTGCCGGCATTGCCGTTCCGGGCCATCTGAATGTATTGTGTTGTTCTGGCATAACTGGCCTTTATGGATGAATATTCATTCAAGGTGAGGTTCATGCTCAACCTTGGTTCCCAGTTAAAATAGGTTTGGTAAATACCTCCGCTGTGTTCGGTGGTATCTACACGTTCACTGTTTTCGTAGGTGTAGGTTGGTTTATTTCCATAATTACCAAACGACGAGTTGCGCAAACCACCTTTGAAAGCGAGCAACGCATTTACTTTATATTCGAATCCCACATAAATACCATTTTCAATGGAGCGGTTAATGGGCACGCGCACCGACCCTAAAGAGGACACACTATCGCTGGTTCCTCTGGCATACCCCGGGTTAAATACATGTAATGTGCTTTGAATACCGTAGCTAACCTTGAGCCTGGGCGTGGCGAAATAGGTAAAATCGTATTTTGCAGTTAAATCATTGAGCCCGGCTTCCCATAGAAATGAATTGGCTTCATTTTCGGGTGTTCCAAGTGAATAATAATAATTGCTGTAAACTACTGAGAGGTTGGAGAACAATTTTTTCGAGAACAGATGGTTCCATCGAATTGTTCCGGTACCATTTCCATAGCCCATGCGGGCAAACTCCGAGCCGAATACATCGCGACCAAAATACCCTGAGAGAAATACACGATCGTTGTCGCTTATTTTATAGTTGATTTTCGTATTAAGATCATAAAAAAACAAGGTGTTGTTTCTGATATCTTCATTGCGGGAGAGTGGTAAAAACAAGTCCACATAGGTTCTGCGGCCCGAAGCTATAACAGAAATCCGATCTTCCCATAGCGGGCTCTCGATTGTAGCTCGTGATGAAATGAGACCGATTCCGCCCACACCACTGAATTGCTTATTGTTTCCTTCGCGCATGTGTATGTCGAGCACAGAAGAGAGCCTGCCACCGTATTTTGCAGGGATATCTCCTTTGTAAAGCTTTACATCTTTAATAGCGTCGTTGTTGAATACCGAGAAAAAGCCCATCAGGTGCGAAGCATTGTAAACATTCGCTTCATCTAAAAGAATAAGGTTCTGATCCAGATTTCCTCCGCGTACACTGAAGCCGCTTGAACCTTCTGCCGGTGTTTGTACGCCGGGCAGTAGCTGTATGGCTTTAATGATATCGACTTCACCCATCAGTGCCGGGATTTTTCTGATATCTTCGCTACCAAGTTGTTCCACACTCATTTCTGTTTTGGTGATATTGGCATTGGATTTTTCGCCTGTTACAACTACCTCCTCCAGCTCCTCCGCAGTGGGTTCAAGTTCAATATTGCGTGATAAATCTTTATCAGATATGGTAATGATGAATGTTTTCGCTCGATAGCCAATAAAGCTGTATCTCACATTGTAGGTCCCCGGGGTAAGGCTAATGGAATAAAAACCGTAGACATTGGTAATGGTACCCTGACCGATTTCCTGCACGTAAACCGTCGCACCTATAAGGTCTTCGCCTGTGGCAGCGTCGGTAATATATCCGCTGAGTACCGGTTTACGTTCATTGGTATTGTCGGCCCTGTTTTCAGTTGGACACAACAATAGAAGTATGGTGATAATTATAAATAATCTCATAATGAAAGTAAATACTTATTAAGTGATGCTGTCAACACTAATCCTTTTTTTCACCAAATCCGCCAAATGAGAAAGTAATGCTACCAAAAGGCGCATTGAATGCATCATCTTCAAAATATCGCTTGGTGCCTCCCTGATCGTCAGCAATGTAAGTTTCTGTGCCAACACCTGTTACAAAACGATATCCCGCGCCAAAGCTGATTTTAAACCAGCGTGTCAGATTCATTTCCACTTCTGCCTGAGGGGCTATTACACCGATAAAGTCGTTGTGACGATCGTTTTCATCGTATTCAAAATCAGAGTCATATAGCGAAATAGTGCCAAGGCCAAATTTTGAGCTTATACCAAAATGTACCGGATTGTTGGGCATAAAAATATAACCCATCCAAAGCCCACCTGAGCCAAATTCAACATTATACTTCACATTGATTTTGTTGCCGTGTTGGTCGTAAATTTGTGGAAACTGGTGCTCTGAAGCCATTCCCATACCATAACCTCCAATAAAAAAGGTATTGTTGAAAATAGCGGCACCGCCACCGCCACTAAATACAGCAAAGTCTCCATCGTAGGTGCTGAATTGTACAATTGGTGCACCAAAACCGCTAATGCGGTAGTCTTTATTGCTGAAAATGTAGCGCATTTCGTCTTTTTGTGCGTGTAATGCTATGCTGAGTAATACAGCTAAAACGGTTAGATAAATAGGTTTCATAATTAATGGTTTTGGGTTAAGAAATCTCTGCAAAAATAGTTGAACGCTTGAAACCCGCAAGATGGTATTGCAAGTTTAAACATTAATTAACAGAAGATGCTCAATAGCAGATTACTGTTTTAACTCATTTAGCCGATAAATGTCATTCAATCCCGGATTCCTTTAGAAATTCCGAACCCTGACACTCCCTGCGAGTGGAACCCTTACCTTCAAAGAATTGATTTTCTCAGTTGATCGATTGTAGTTTGATTTTCACTACATTTGTTGTTAGTGTAATTATTTCAAATCGACCAATTGGTATATGAGCTTTACGGCTTAACCGAAGAGGAGATACGGATTGTGGAGGCGGGGGTGCAATAGGAAGCACCGAACACTGCTGCCGCGCGATTGTATCGCGTGGTTACGTGGAACCATAACGCATGGAGCGAAACCCTCGCTTGCAAGTTTATTGGAGCTCTTAATCGGAGTCCGACTCCGGGTCGGACTCCGATTGGCGGTAGTGAATAAATTTGGTCTTGGCCTGTGACTTAGCGAATTGCATTAGATAAAACAAAAACAAAATGAGCAACTCAGAAATCATCATTTACCAAACCGACGACGGGCAAACAAAAATTGATGTTCGCCTGCAAGATGAAACAGTATGGCTATCGCAGGCTCAAATGAGCAAGCTTTTTCAAAAAGACCGCTCGGTAATTGGCAAGCATATCAAAAATATTTTCGACGAAGGGGAGCAAAACGAAAATGAGGTATGTGCAAATTTTGCACATACCACTCAACATGGTGCCATAAAAGGGAAGACGCAAAATCAAAATGTGAGATTATACAATCTTGATGTCATTATTTCGGTAGGTTACCGGGTAAAAAGCCACCAGGGAACGAAATTTCGCCAGTGGGCTACAGCGCGGTTAAAAGAGTACATTGTGAAAGGGTTTACCATGAACGATGATTTGCTCAAAAAAGCCGGAGGCGGTAATTATTTCGATGAGTTACTGGCCCGTATCAGGGACATTCGTTCTTCAGAGAAAGTATTTTGGCGAAAAGTCCTCGACATTTACGCCACAAGTATCGACTATGATCCATCATTAGAAATGTCGGTAAAATTTTTTCAAACGGTTCAGAATAAGATGCATTGGGCATCTCATGGACATACCGCTGCCGAAATCATATATCAACGGGTCGATTCCGGTAGAAAAAACCTTGGCATGAGTAATTTTAAAGGTCAGCAGCCGACAAAACAGGAGGTCGGGATAGCTAAAAATTATCTTTCAGAAGAAGAATTGAATGTTTTAAACCGAATTGTGACAGGTTATCTTGAGCTGGCAGAAATTCAGGCACTCAACCAGGAACCCATGTACATGAAAGATTGGATTGAGCAACTCGATTCCTTTTTAAAAATGGCAAGAAAAGATATTCTCACAAATGCCGGAAGCATAAGCCATCAGGAAGCGCTTAGAGAGGCACATGAGGAATATGAAAAATTCAAGGCAATCCATAAAAATGAAATTTCGGAAGTAGAGAAGCATTTTTTACATCAAATTGAACACACACAAAAGAAATTAAAGAAAAGAAACAAAAAGGAATAGGACGGTTATACCGACCAACTGGTATACGAGCTATACGGCTTAACCGAAGAGGTGATGCGGATTGTGGAAGTGGGGGTGCAATAATCGGAGACCGACTTGGAGTCGGCCTCCGATTGGCATTATCGAATAGCGAGGGCTTCACTTAGTGCGAAACCCTCGCTTGCAAGTTTATGCGGGGCCGTAATCGGAGATCAGTTTTGAGCCGGCCTTGGGCTAATTAAAGTAGAACCATATACCAGATTGTTTGGGCAGCAGGGCATCTTTTTTGTATATTTGAATAAAAAACCAATGGATATTCAGGCACGAAAAATACAGTTTATACGGGAGTTTCTTAAGTTGAAAAATGAGGATATGATTGCTAAACTTGAAAATCTTTTACAGCAAGAAAGGCAAAAGCAATACCAAAGCATGAATGAGCCCATGTCGACTGAAACGTTTAACAGTATGATAGACCGTGCTGAAGATGATTCAAAAAATAGCCGTATAACTTCTGCTGGTGACCTGAAAAATGAAATAGACACATGGAGCTAAAGGTGTTTTGGACAGATACTGCCAGGTATCAACTCGAAGATATTTTCGATTTACTGAAGTACAAGGCTGGTGTTAACATAGCTAAAAATATTGTGACCTGAATCATCGATAAGACACTTACGCTGGAAAAACATCCAACTATAGGGCAGATTGAAGAACTATTACAAAACAGGGAGTATGATTACCGGTATTTAATTGAAGGCAATTATAAAATTATTTACTGGATAGAAAACAACTACATAAAAATTGCTGCAGTTTTCGATTGCAGGCAAAATCCCCAAAAAATGCAGCAGGTTGACAATTATTGATTCATAATTTTTGAGGTAGCCAAAAAATAAATGCCGGGGAATAGCATGAAGTAGACCAAAATCAAAAAAAAATTAAATTACAATGTTAACGGCATTTCCAAAACCCAAATCGACCAACTGGTATACTAACTATACGGCTTAACGGAAGAGGAGATACAGGTTGTGGAGGCGGGGGTGTAATAATCGGATACTGACTTGGAGTCGGCCTCCGATTGGCATTATCGAATAGCGAGAGCTTCGCTTGGAGCGAAACCCTCGCTTGCAAGTTTTAATGGAGCCCTTAGGAGGCTGTTAAAAAAGTCTTTTATAAAAGCTTTACTGAAAATAAGGT is a window of Salinivirga cyanobacteriivorans DNA encoding:
- a CDS encoding phosphoenolpyruvate carboxykinase (ATP), which produces MSTTFQNQLEEMLKRHQSVESNPERKSLIQQSLDRKEAITMKGGALATWTRPESTGRSPKDTYIVKHEATAATIDWTSPNNVPLDPQTFEMVFEDALETLNKGKVYVTDRVIGADSKYALPVKTVVNKSLSQVFVDNMFRDMPEDIEKSIFAERGFTLLALPDNKLNPERYKGRLREMPDGTTSNMCVAMDFDRRVGIVFGSAYMGSIKKLMFTVMNYYLPLEGILPLHCSANEGTDASSALLLGLSGTGKTTLSADPKRSLLGDDEHGWSEDGIANFENGCYAKMIDIKEENEPEIWKAVMHEDDPLNHGSIVENAMVYPDGTVDYFDDRYTPNSRASYPLKYLSNIKPASTSGHPKTILFLTADAYGVLPPVSQLNADQAMLWFLMGYTSKLAGTETGVTEPQATFSRFFGQPFMPGKPSVYAEQLGEKMKKYNTKVYLINTGWSGGKYGVGARIKLKYTRAMVDAALNGELEKTEYVKNDIFHVNVPKSVSNVPDEMLIPKNTWADKTDYDATAAKLAQKFSEHFDKAYGSHGLSDGIIKSCPGK
- a CDS encoding lysine exporter LysO family protein, coding for MRAPIYILLFFTLGLLLSWQGLLPGHLLKNDYSVYALYLLMFLVGISIGADSSAFKVIKQVKLKILLVPLATIAGTFLGMILIMPFLAKISFTDLQAIGAGYGYYSLSSIIIAEMRTETLAVIALIANVIREIITLILTPILAKKAGKLAPVNSAGATSMDTTLPVITRYVGKEYAIISVFHGTVLTILVPVIVSLFLEMA
- a CDS encoding LysO family transporter; translation: MVAVLVIMTAGALLGYFLRKQPKIVMINDKLIMLAVFGLLFLMGVAIGSNPTIIQKLPVLGAQALLIAVVGIAGSVVAGSVVYYFFFHKKY
- a CDS encoding nucleotidyltransferase family protein, coding for MKKPTLIILAAGMGSRYGGLKQLDQMGPNGETIMDYSVYDALRAGFGKVVFVIRKDFEEAFKARFIHKISDKIATDYVFQELNDLPEGFKVPAGRTKPWGTNHAVWAARNAVNEPFAVINADDFYGADAFKVMAQYLERLESDSTEYSMVGYPVKNTLSEHGTVNRGVCKVDEKRHLINVTEREAIGWKNDKIISVKDGGEVPQDAQVSMNFWGFSQHYFKQSGEDFIRFLKAEGNELKSEFYIPATVTNLIEQQKATVKVLDTTAQWFGVTYKADKEVTIQRIQEMIAQNIYPKKLW
- a CDS encoding ATP-binding protein, which gives rise to MNKPITYFPAIAAVTIIAGAMAYWVVVNNNQKSAQNDKELLKRARTNYKSVINGINKSADLFYRQVVNQPEVLQIMEKAASVYGDNRDAYRGQLYQKLLPHYEDLKEIGFRQLHFHLPNGTSFLRFHRPSKFGDNLKPFRYSVKRTNETLEPTSGFEEGRIFNGYRFVFPLLKEEKHIGSVEVSSSFLQVSQDLENLEKSYSNVILKKSVIESKLFDDERKNYKVFDLQQSYVWDRNIIETTAGKADFEFLRSLIAQAPDKALKAINKNFASLTNINFEDQNFAFIVFPVPNIQGTHVASLLIAYPNSYTMQLKKELNVRLAILIFLYLLIMFAFIVIIRRDKRILKTTRQLQKSQLDLAEADEVKAKLFEIITHDMRNHFSAVNGFSDLLNRKFYGDQPQMDKLLNGLKDSIHLTNSLMNNLFVWSRIQIGKIDYKPELFEATKWVEKLIEKFATIMERKQVTLVNETHGPVYIYGDKDMIAYIINNVLHNAIKYSGKGSEIKINITDDTKKSVIVVQDQGRGMTQQKVEKILSKENWSGSKEGNDIGLGLLITRRLINYHEGAINIESEAGVGTNVTVTIPKK
- a CDS encoding DUF4249 domain-containing protein — encoded protein: MKQIIFLIIISTLFIFSCTERIELDSELGEDFPPHAVVEGMISTDTMAHVIKLSWSKPLYNDQEPEKITGANVKITGNNQEIILTEEAPGEYYTPENFYAVEGQRYYLFIDSVDTDNDGNFDPITASDSVPHVEPLDSIHLEWIDPWEAWAVKAYANEPGDEENFYMFKAFVNDTLVTDTLYEIFVTDDVFFNGEYINGLEAYFLNEEDTDERLYPNDTVTLKIYALTKPLYEFILRAQEEANYSAPLFSGPPSNVEHNLKGTNVFGFFMTASVKSAQAIWDTAAIRQSGYHY
- a CDS encoding TonB-dependent receptor — its product is MRLFIIITILLLLCPTENRADNTNERKPVLSGYITDAATGEDLIGATVYVQEIGQGTITNVYGFYSISLTPGTYNVRYSFIGYRAKTFIITISDKDLSRNIELEPTAEELEEVVVTGEKSNANITKTEMSVEQLGSEDIRKIPALMGEVDIIKAIQLLPGVQTPAEGSSGFSVRGGNLDQNLILLDEANVYNASHLMGFFSVFNNDAIKDVKLYKGDIPAKYGGRLSSVLDIHMREGNNKQFSGVGGIGLISSRATIESPLWEDRISVIASGRRTYVDLFLPLSRNEDIRNNTLFFYDLNTKINYKISDNDRVFLSGYFGRDVFGSEFARMGYGNGTGTIRWNHLFSKKLFSNLSVVYSNYYYSLGTPENEANSFLWEAGLNDLTAKYDFTYFATPRLKVSYGIQSTLHVFNPGYARGTSDSVSSLGSVRVPINRSIENGIYVGFEYKVNALLAFKGGLRNSSFGNYGNKPTYTYENSERVDTTEHSGGIYQTYFNWEPRLSMNLTLNEYSSIKASYARTTQYIQMARNGNAGTPLDIWFSASPNVKPQIGDQVALGFFRNFFDNKLKASAEVYYKWMENTIDFKDDAVLLLNEDLEGELRFGRSWAYGTELMVKFQFERFNGWASYTYSHAERKINGVNEGEPFLAPYDKPHDVSIVLNYEIMKRLSVGATWVYSSGLPATFPRGMAEVYGNYVPIYSDRNEDRYPDYHRMDLSLTWENKPMMAGDRKVESNWNLSVYNLYDRHNAWAINFEQDKQNPHKIYAEKTYLFGILPTVSFNIKF
- a CDS encoding virulence RhuM family protein; its protein translation is MSNSEIIIYQTDDGQTKIDVRLQDETVWLSQAQMSKLFQKDRSVIGKHIKNIFDEGEQNENEVCANFAHTTQHGAIKGKTQNQNVRLYNLDVIISVGYRVKSHQGTKFRQWATARLKEYIVKGFTMNDDLLKKAGGGNYFDELLARIRDIRSSEKVFWRKVLDIYATSIDYDPSLEMSVKFFQTVQNKMHWASHGHTAAEIIYQRVDSGRKNLGMSNFKGQQPTKQEVGIAKNYLSEEELNVLNRIVTGYLELAEIQALNQEPMYMKDWIEQLDSFLKMARKDILTNAGSISHQEALREAHEEYEKFKAIHKNEISEVEKHFLHQIEHTQKKLKKRNKKE